One region of Pagrus major chromosome 7, Pma_NU_1.0 genomic DNA includes:
- the LOC140999246 gene encoding uncharacterized protein: MASMQDGLNFTAPPYGKVLLLGAIAAASAFVVTILIVVLCVGCQRKGKTHNVPGEGGKHRLMDMGILRQSKLRSIKATKKKRPASMDLLLLLSCRSNSDLRSQGRQLPQIPSGTGEDGEHTYSEVGRRSSTTRTDDALYAMVGRAGQTDTPAPPAVPANTPAPPDPDGDVEGGLPEPEAQVMSPPHQPETAEYACVRKLRKADKAPQKRDSGTDMGEPPAPPPRHAPPSHPAPPPPHPHSTKLPRRNVDAFNVPSFPKEVMFMGNGEQYIWKPPEDEEMLMHQNKVLGPLGAHTVENIQPSAAVVAEMYSKVCKPGKKKRAVPGSPPANPGFRTLGRGDRDRDRDGGFSVVVKPQTWALQEGKAVGGPLDDHCYESIGTEECDLAYENLEGGGAWKRERPPNTCATLRPRRKKAQQPLQQQQPPPPPPTQQNPKLQHLPAKALLLPGENLYESIGDLKQGSATSSTTTIFTFNDGMEMYVTGL; this comes from the exons ATGGCCTCCATGCAGGACGGGCTGAACTTCACGGCTCCTCCCTACGGCaaggtcctgctgctgggtgcTATCGCTGCTGCCTCAGCCTTTGTTGTCACGATCCTCATCGTGGTGCTCTGCGTGGGCTGCCAGAG GAAGGGGAAGACACACAATGTTCCCGGCGAGGGTGGAAAACACCGTCTCATGGACATG gGTATACTCAGGCAGTCGAAGCTGCGGTCCATCA AGGCAACTAAAAAGAAACGTCCAGCAAGCATGgaccttctgctgctgctcagctgccGGTCTAACTCTGACCTCCGTTCTCAAGGCAGGCAGCTTCCCCAGATCCCCTCTGGGACTGGAGAGGACGGAGAGCACACTTACTCTGAGGTGGGTCGACGCTCTTCCACCACACGTACTGACGATGCCCTCTACGCCATGGTAGGCAGAGCCGGGCAGACGGACACTCCGGCCCCTCCGGCCGTCCCTGCCAACACCCCGGCTCCTCCTGACCCAGACGGGGACGTGGAAGGAGGGCTGCCCGAACCCGAGGCCCAGGTCATGTCTCCACCTCACCAACCAGAGACGGCCGAGTACGCCTGCGTCAGGAAGCTGAGGAAGGCAGACAAGGCGCCCCAAAAGAGGGACAGCGGGACGGATATGGGGGAGCCGCCGGCGCCGCCTCCGAGACACGCCCCGCCGTCACATCCCGCCCCTCCTCCACCACACCCTCACAGCACGAAGTTGCCCCGCAGGAACGTGGATGCCTTCAATGTCCCATCATTCCCAAAG gaagtgatgtttATGGGCAACGGAGAGCAGTACATCTGGAAGCCTCCAGAGGATGAGGAGATGCTCATGCACCAAAATAAAGTCCTGGGACCGTTGGGTGCTCACACAGTGGAGAATATACAGCCGTCTGCTGCTGTG GTGGCTGAGATGTACTCAAAGGTGTGTAAAccaggaaagaagaagagagctgTGCCGGGGTCTCCCCCAGCCAATCCTGGCTTCCGGACCTTGGGTCGTGGTGACCGGGACCGAGATCGGGACGGGGGGTTTAGTGTAGTGGTCAAACCCCAGACGTGGGCCCTTCAGGAAGGCAAAGCAGTTGGAGGGCCCCTTGACGACCACTGCTATGAGTCCATCGGGACGGAGGAGTGCGACCTGGCCTACGAGAACCTGGAAGGTGGAGGTGCCTGGAAGCGGGAGAGGCCCCCCAACACTTGTGCCACCCTGCGGCCGAGGAGGAAGAAAGCCCAGCAGCccttgcagcagcagcagccgcctcCACCGCCGCCGACGCAGCAGAACCCCAAGTTACAGCACCTGCCAGCCAAAGCCTTGCTGCTGCCGGGGGAGAACCTGTACGAGAGCATCGGCGACCTGAAGCAGGGCTCCGCCACCTCCAGCACCACCACAATCTTCACTTTCAACGATGGCATGGAGATGTATGTAACAGGGCTCTGA
- the nkain5 gene encoding sodium/potassium-transporting ATPase subunit beta-1-interacting protein 3 yields the protein MGCCSARCMLILLCCLQLITALERQVFDFLGYQWAPIMINFFHIIVVILGLFGVIQYRSRYVIMYLLWMLLWVGWNVFVSCLYLDLGGLSKDSDILSLGVSSHRSWWMDNGPGCERSDSLPSDGWQNQQNPELTTVLSCWLEYQYIEILHCIVQLVVSLPGFVYACYVVSTSSDEEDSFNFIGEFHHPSKPSQLLFY from the exons atgGGCTGCTGCTCGGCACGATGCATGCTGATCCTCCTGTGTTGTCTGCAACTG ATCACAGCGCTGGAGAGGCAGGTGTTCGACTTCCTCGGCTACCAGTGGGCGCCCATCATGATCAACTTCTTTCACATCATCGTGGTCATCCTGGGCCTGTTTGGTGTCATCCAGTACAGATCGCGCTACGTTATTATG TACCTGCTGTGGATGCTGTTGTGGGTTGGCTGGAATGTCTTTGTCAGCTGTCTCTACTTGGATCTGGGAGGGCTTTCAAAG GACAGCGATATTCTCTCCCTGGGAGTGTCGTCACATCGCTCGTGGTGGATGGACAACGGGCCGGGGTGTGAGAGGAGCGACAGCCTTCCCTCCGATGGGTGGCAGAACCAGCAGAACCCGGAGCTGACCACAGTGCTGAGCTGCTGGCTGGAATACCAGTACATAGAGATCCTGCACTGCATCGTCCAGCTCGTTGTATCG CTCCCGGGATTTGTTTACGCCTGCTACGTCGTCAGCACGTCCTCAGATGAGGAAGACAGCT TTAATTTCATTGGTGAAttccatcatccatccaaaCCCTCTCAGTTGCTCTTCTACTGA